The Episyrphus balteatus chromosome 4, idEpiBalt1.1, whole genome shotgun sequence genome includes a window with the following:
- the LOC129918470 gene encoding ornithine decarboxylase 2-like, whose translation MCTVEAQPIHVYQGTLDLESKIDEWDLRNQDAAINICDLSQLVSKYNDWRRLMPNVMPYYAIKCNDELPILKTLGDLGTGFDCASKAEIEQVLSLGFDSEKIIFANPMKSISHIQYAKENNVTDSTVDNEFEIYKIFKNYPESNVVVRFRSDANKALSPLGNKFGCNAEEDGVALMLLAKALDVNVKGVSFHVGSGCGDLPAYGRAICTGSALYKAGNLIKHNMELFDIGGGFPGDDDEMFSNIAELVNKSLDKYLSDVKAKVIAEPGRYFVSTAYTTICKIYSKRELRGREGQLEKVMYYVNDGVYGTFNCILYEDIKYNVIHFKNADSETFSSLIWGPTCDACDKICDNINLPNLKDGDFIAFPNMGAYSIPTSSPFNGFTLPKTRFYIRKDLQMI comes from the exons atgtgCACCGTAGAAGCTCAACCTATTCATGTCTACCAAGGAACTTTGGACTTGGAAAGTAAAATTGATGAGTGGGATTTAAGGAATCAAGATGCAGCAATTAATATTTGTGACTTGTCACAACTTGTCAGTAAATATAATGACTGGAGAAGACTTATGCCAAATGTTATGCCATATTATG cCATcaaatgtaacgatgaattaccaaTTTTGAAAACCCTTGGCGATTTGGGTACTGGTTTTGATTGTGCATCGAAAGCTGAAATTGAACAAGTCCTCAGTCTCGGATTCGATTCGGAGAAAATTATCTTTGCCAATCCAATGAAGTCAATTTCACACATTCAATATGCTAAAGAGAATAATGTCACTGACAGTACTGTTGataatgaatttgaaatttacaaaatattcaaaaattatcctgaatcaaa tgtTGTTGTACGTTTTCGTTCAGATGCAAATAAGGCATTAAGTCCACTTGGTAATAAATTTGGTTGTAATGCTGAAGAAGATGGTGTTGCTTTGATGCTCTTGGCTAAGGCGCTTGACGTTAAT GTAAAAGGAGTAAGTTTCCATGTTGGATCTGGTTGTGGTGATTTGCCAGCTTACGGAAGAGCTATTTGTACAGGAAGTGCCTTATACAAAGCtggaaatttgattaaacacaATATGGAATTATTTGATATTGGTGGTGGATTTCCTGGAGATGATGACGAGATGTTTTCCAATATCGCCGAATTAGTGAACAAGTCTTTGGACAAATATTTAAGCGATGTGAAAGCTAAAGTTATTGCTGAGCCAGGACGTTACTTTGTGTCAACAGCTTATACAACAATTTGCAAAATCTATTCAAAACGTGAACTCAGAGGTCGTGAGGGTCAATTGGAAAAAGTCATGTATTATGTAAATGATGGAGTTTATGGAACATTCAATTGCATTTTATATGAAGATATTAAATATAATGTAATTCATTTTAAG aatgcTGATAGTGAAACATTTAGCAGTTTAATTTGGGGACCAACTTGTGATGCTTGTGATAAGATCTGCGACAATATTAATTTACCGAATCTCAAAGATGGCGATTTTATTGCATTTCCAAATATGGGCGCTTATTCTATTCCAACATCGAGTCCATTTAATGGATTTACATTGCCAAAAACGAGATTTTATATTAGAAAAGATTTGCAAATGATTTAA